GTTTAGAAAAGACTGGCTTAGCCGCCGGATTTCTTGGCTTTAAAACCGTGCTTGATCAGCTCGGCTATCAGCAGCTCGACGTGGTCGCCTTGAATCTCGATAACCCCATCCTTGAGTGAGCCGCCGCAACCGCAGCGTTTCTTCAAGGCACTGACGAGATCCTTCAGCGGCTCTTCGGCCAGTGGCACACCGCTGATGGTGGTCACCGTCTTGCCGCCGCGACCTTTGGTTTCGCGGCGCACGCGGGCGATGCCATCACCTTCGGGAATCAGGGTCTGTTTACAGATGCAGGCGTCCACTGGCTGGCTGCAGCCCGGGCAATGCCGGCCGCTGTCGGTGGAATACACCAGGCCGCTGAGGGCGGCAAATGAGGAAGCTTTCTTGACCACCGGTTGGTCCTCGAAGGGGTCAGGATAGCGACTGGTCGACAAGTACCGCTAAGAACCTGGTTCGGATTTCGCGAGCTAGAGCGAGACAAGGCAAAAACAGCCGAGGAAGCGGAGTTTACGAGATGTAAATGAGCATTCCGAGGCTGTTTTTAACGCAGTATCGCCGAAGCGCAGCAAACCCGAGACGGTTCTGAGACGTCGACCGCGAAGCCCCACTCAGGCAGGGGCAGCGCACCCTGGCGATACACGGCCAGGGCTTGAAGGCGGCGCAGTGTAACGGCAAAAGCCGCGACTGCTAAGTGTAAAAATGCGCCATTAATCGGCGGATTGGCGACGTTGTTCAGGATGCCGAACAAAACGTCTGGATATCCTGCACAAAGCCAGGACTGACGCGGGGTTCGGCCGGTATCGAGGGCCTAGCGTGTGGCGGCCAGATAGCGCTGCAAGGCGGCCAGCGAATCGGGGCAATAGGGCAGGTGCTGGGTTTCGGCCAGCGCCTCGTCGATGGAGATAAACCGCGCCTCCAGCACCTCCTCCGGCTGCAAACGCAACGGCGCATCGGACACCGCCGAATAGGCCATGCACCACAGGCGGCTCTCCGGAGCGTCGTAGAGGAAATGCGCATGCTCGACCAACTGCGCGTCTTCGATACCCAGCTCTTCAGCCAGCTCGCGCGCGGCCGATTCGGCGTAGCTCTCGCCTTCGAGCACCATGCCGCCGGCCGCCACATCCCAATAACCGGGATACAGCGCCTTGCTCAGGGTGCGCCGATGCACGCACAGCTGGCCGGCACTGTTGAACAGCAGAATGTAGGTGCCGCGCCCGAGCAGATGCCGCGCGCGCAGATCACTGCGCAACACACCGCCGAGCAGACGATCCTCCTCGTCAACCCAGGCGATGCGCTCAGCATCAGAGGCGGCACGGTGCGCCACCTCAGCTTCGGACCAGGCCATCGCTTAGCCCTGCGACAGCAGTTGGCGCAGGTCGATCAACCCGGCATTAGCCCGCGAGATGTAGTTGGCCATCACCAGCGAGTGGTTAGCCAGCAGGCCATAACCGCTGCCATTGAGGATCATCGGGCTCCACAGGGTCTCCTGCGCGGCCTCCAGCTCACGGATGATCTGGCGCACGCTGACGGTGGCGTTCTTCTTCGCCAGCACATCGGCAAAATCCACCTCAATAGCGCGCAGCAAATGGGCCAGCGCCCAGGCCTGCCCACGGGCTTCGTAGAACACATTGTCAATCTGCAGCCACGGCGTTTCGTAATTCACGCCTTCGACAAAATCGGCCTGGGCCACGCTATCGGCCAGTGCTGGGTCGACCACAGCGGTATTCAGACGCACCTGGCCGACGCTGGCCGACAAGCGCTGCGACAGCGAACCCAGACGCGTGGCGGCGTCGCCCAGCCAGTTGTTCAGGTTGTCGGCGCGGGTATAGAACTGGGCATTGCCTTTGCTCGGGTCGCCCAGCCGCTCAAGGTAACGGTCCAGCGATTTGATGCCTTCGGCGTACTCAGCCTCGGAGGCCGGCAGTGCCCAGCTTTTATGGTCGAAGTGGAAGCGCGGCTCGGCCTTGGCCAGATCGGCGTCTTCGGTGGATTGCGACTGCGAACGGGTGAAGTCCTTGCGCAGCGCGCGGGACATATCACGTACCTGCACCAGCACACCAAACTCCCAGCTCGGCATGTTGTCGAGCCACAGGCCCGGTGGCGCCAGGTCATTGGACAGGTAACCGCCCGGCTTATCGAGCAAGGTGCCAGCGACCTGTTTAAGGGTTTCCACCGTGGTGTAGCCATTCACCAGCTTGCGTCCGCTGGTCTGGGCGGCGGCCTCGGCGCGCTGTTGCACGGAGAATTGCTCCGGCTCCTGGCTCCAATACCAACCCACCACCAGCGCCACAACCAGATAGAGCCCCAGCAGACCAGCGACCGTCCGCGTGACCAGGCTTCCCGTCGATTTACTCTGTGAGGTGGTGGTAGCACCTGCCGCGCCATCACGCGCTTCGGCAGTTCGGTTCTTCCAATCCAGCATGGCAATGTCCTTTTGTTACCCAAGTAGCAAGCTCGCGACCGGACTGCACAACCCGCTCGCTGTTGGTTCGACCACAACCCTTGAGCAGGGTTGCGCAACTGCCTTGCACTATAAGGGAAGCGCGGCCGACTGCGCAGCGGCGAACGGCAAACTTAGCGCCGGTTATGCCAATGGTGTATCTGTGATGCTATAGACATAAGGCCGACGCCAATAGATCGACGGTGCTCGCAATAATTCAAACGAGTGTTAGCATTGCTAGCACTAAGCCATCATCCGTAGCCACGTGCTGCGCTAACCGAAATTGGGCCATGATCGAGCAAGAAGACCCCAGCCGCGACCGCCTCAAGCAACACTTCGCCCAGCGCGTGATCAATCAGGCGCGTCAGGTATTGGAAGTCTGGCAGCGCCTGCAGCGCAGTGAGTGGAACGAAGCCGGCATGGGTGAACTGCGCGAGGCCACGGAATTGCTGCAGCGCTACGCCGAGCGCTTCGATCAGGCCGAGCACAGCCAGCTGGCCCAGGAAATCGACAGCTGCCTGCAACTGGTGGCCGATAACCGCGGCCGTCTCAATAGCGAACTGATCAGCCAGCTCAACCAGCTGCTGCAGCGCCTGTCACGTACCGGCCTGCGTCACGGCGACCGTTTCGAGCAAACCGTGCTGCCACCGCTGCGCAAACCGGTTTACCTGGCACTGCAGCATCTGGAACGCGCCGAACAGCTGGTGCAGCGCCTCGAGTTCTTCGGCATGAACGCCATCGCCCTGGACAGCGCCAATGCATTTCGCAACGCCATGCGCGAGCGCCATCCGGCGGCGATCCTGATGGAAGTCGACTTCTCCGGCCCCGGTTGCGGCCTGCAACTGGCAAAAAGCGTGCAGGAAGGTCTGGAGCACCAGATTCCGCTGCTGTTCTTCAGCCCGGAAGACACCGACACCATGACTCGCCTGTCTGCGGTGCGCGCCGGTGGCCAGGAGTTCTTCACCGGCAGCCTGGACGCTTCGAACCTGTTCGAACGTATCGAAGTGCTGACCAACGTGTCGCAGTACGAACCCTACAAGGTGCTGATCATCGACGACTCGCGGGCCCAGGCCACGCACACCGAGCGCGTGCTCAACAGTGCCGGCATCGTCACCCGCACCCTGATCGAGCCGATCCAGGCCATGAGCCATCTGGCCGACTTTCAGCCGGACCTGATTATCCTCGACATGTACATGCCTGAGTGCAACGGCCCGGAGCTGGCCCAGGTGATCCGCCACAACGACCGCTATGTCAGCGTGCCGATCATCTACCTGTCCGCCGAAGACGACCTGGACAAGCAGCTCGACGCGATGAGCGAAGGCGGCGACGACTTCCTCACCAAACCGATCAAGCCACGCCACCTGATCGCCACCGTACGCAACCGCGCTGCCCGCGCGCGCAGCCTCAAGGCGCGGATGGTGCGTGACAGCCTGACCGGCCTGTACAACCACACCCATACCCTGCAATTGCTCGAAGATGCGCGTTTCCGTGCCGAACGCGACAGCCAGCCGCTGAGCTTTGCGATGATCGATATCGACTTCTTCAAGAAGGTCAACGACACCTACGGTCACCCCATGGGCGACCGGGTGATCAAGAGCCTGGCGCTGTTTCTCAAGCAGCGTCTGCGCAAGAGCGACCATATCGGCCGTTACGGCGGCGAAGAGTTCGCCGTGGTGATGCCCGACACCGACGCCGAATCGGCCCGCCGGGTCCTCGACGACATCCGCCAGCGCTTCGCGGAAATCCAGTATTCGGCGCAGCCGCATGACCTGTCCTGCACCTTCAGCTGCGGCATCGCCCAGCTGGCGCCGCAACTGGACGGCAAACTGCTCTCGCAGCAAGCCGACCAGGCCCTGTATGTGGCCAAACACGGCGGACGCAACCAGGTAGCGATCTATCAGGGCGACTGAGACTCGCCTCGATAGACCTGAGCCGCCACTAACCACCCGGCAGAAAACTGTGACGCAGTCGGCGCCGTCATATTACGGTCACGAAAAAGCAATAAATTCTGAGGCTTAGCAGCCGCCCTGACGCATCCGTCGGCGGCCGGAACCGTTCGTTGTCGGTCGAGCCCTATGCGCCTTAAATCCCTTACCAACCTCAACACCCTGCTGCTGGTCACCGTTTGCGTGGCCCTGGCCGTGACGCTCTGGTGGTCGCAGCGTGCCCTGGAGCGCCCTTATCTGCTGATGGCCCGCTACCTGAGCCTGTCTCAACAGTTCCAAGGCGAAGCCGCGCAGAACATCAGCGCCTACCTGGAAAGCGGCGACGCCCTGCGCCACAGCGCCGCCCTGCAATCGCTGGACAGCCTCGAACAGGCCATGACTGAACTGCCCACGCAATTGGCGGATAACCTGCGTCCCAGCCTCGCTGAACTCAAAGCCTTCAGTGCCAACGAGCTACTGGCCGCAGGCAAGCTCTCCGCCGATCCGCAAGGCCTGCTGTTACAAGCCGAACGGGAAATGGACGCAGCACTGGAGCAGCTCGCGCAATACGCCGACAGCGGCGAAGCCAATGCCGCCGCCGCTTACCGCAGCCCGCTGTTCAGCGCGGCACGCCACCTCACCCGCCTGGCCCATGCCCGCGACAAGCTGGTGCGCAGCGGCCGCAGCGAACTGGCCAGCGAAGTCGAGCGTGAACTGACAGCTCTGGGCAAGCAGGCGCAAACCCTCAGCGACCTACCGCTGCTCGGCGTGGCCGACGCCAGCCAGTCGTCCAGCGACTCATTTGCTGACATGCTGGGCTTGGACGCCAGCAACGAGAGCAGCGAGGCCGAAGACCGTGGCATCGCCCTCAAACGCGACCTGGCCAACCTGATCAGCCGCTACCCGGCCGAACTGCAACGCACCCGTAATCTGATCGAACAACGCAGCGCCCTGGCCAGCAGCACGCGCACGCAGATCGATCAGGTGCAGCAGGCGCTGGCCGCGCTGGAACCGCTGGTACGCGCCGAGCACGGGCGCATCCAGGGCGAAGTGCAGCTGATCCTCGGCCTGATGATCGGCCTGATTCTGTTGATCGCACTGATCATCGACACCATCCAGCGGCGCCTAACCCGCGTGCTTGAACGCCTGGTTCCGGCCCTCTCTGCCTGGGCCGCCGGCGACTTCGCCCATGACATCCATCTCAATTCACGCACACGCGAACTGCGCGACATCGAAGAATCACTCAACCGTCTACGCGCTTACCTGGTCGACCTGGTCGGCACCATTCGCCGCCACGCCGAACAGGTAGTCGGCTCCAGCCGCACACTGGCCGATCTCAGCGGCGGCCTGCACAGCGGCGCCGAACGCCAGGCCGGCGACACCGCGCAGATCCGCGATGCCCTCGGCGAGCTGCAGGCCACCATCCAGCAGGTTGCCGGCGATGCCAGCCAGGCCGCCAACGCCAGCCGCGACGCCAACCGCGCCTTGGAACAGGGCCAGCAGGTGATTGGCCACAGCCTCACCGGCCTGCACTCGCTGGTTGATGAGGTGCAGGGCAACGCCCAGGCCATCGAACGCCTGGCCGAGGAAACCGCGACCATCGGCAACGTGCTGACGGTAATTCGCGGCATCGCCGAGCAGACCAATCTGCTCGCCCTGAATGCCGCCATCGAAGCGGCGCGAGCTGGTGAGTTGGGCCGCGGCTTCGCCGTGGTGGCTGATGAAGTGCGCTCGCTGTCGCAGCGCACCAGCGGCGCCACCGCACAGATTCAGGAGCTGATCGGCCGCCTGCAACAGGCCGCACTGCAATCGGTACAAGCCATGCGCACCCAGGTCGAACACGCTGAAGCCACCGCCAGTCAGGCGGAAGCCGCCGATGGCGCACTGGATGAAATCGTCGTGGCAATCCGCACCATCGCCAGCATGGCCGAACGGATTGCCGACGCCACCGCGCAGCAGAGCGACGCGGTCAGCGAAATTCGCGGGCATAGCGAGCGCATCCATCAACTTGGCGGCGACAACCTGCAACGCATCGGCGAGGGCCGCAATCAGGGCGACCAGCTGCTGCAACTCGGTGGCCAACTGCATACTGCCGTGCAGGCGTTCAGGGTCTAACAGACGGTTAACGGCCGCTGGCGCGGCAATCTGTCGCGCGCCATCCAGCCTGCAGACAAGACCGCTTACAGCCTGGGTCGTGCCCTGAGCCACCCGCCTCCGCTATGATGCGGCGATTCCCGCATCACGAGCCTGCCATGCACCGTCTACTCAGCCTGCTTCTGCTTCTGGTCGTACTGCCGGCCAGCGCCGGCCTGTTCGATAAGCCGACCGCTCCTGCGCAATTTGGCGCGCCCCTGAACAACAGCGCGGATTTCCTGCCGGTACGCGAGGCGTTCAAGCTGAGCCTGATCAGCAGCTCCAGCGAGTCAGTGAAACTGCGCTTTGTCGCGGCCGAAGGTTATTATCTGTACCGGCACCGCTTCAGTTTCAGCAGCGAGCCAGCCGACATTCATCTGGGCCAGGCCGTGTTGCCGGCCGGCCAGGCCAAACATGACGAGTACTTCGGCGATGTCGAGGTGTACTACGAGGTTCTGGATGTCGAGGTGCCAGTCGACAACCCGGACAATCGCCCCTTCAACCTCAGCGTCCACTATCAGGGCTGCGCCGACAAAGGTCTGTGCTACCCACCGGAAACCGAAGTGCTGGCGATTGGCGGCGGCGCGCCGCCCAGCAGTGCCACGCCGGAAGCGGCAACGCCGTGGAGCTGGACCGACCTGGCGCTGTTCTTCCTCGGCGGCCTGGCGCTGACCTTCACCCCCTGCGTGCTGCCGATGCTGCCAATCCTCACCGGCGTGGTGCTGCGCGGCCAGCCGGGTGGTATGCACAGCCTGGTATTGTCGCTGGCCTACGTGCTGCCGATGGCCCTGAGCTTTGCCATCCTCGGCGCACTGATGGGCCTGTTCGGCGCCGAACTCAATCTGCAGGCGCGTCTGCAGTCGCCATGGGTGCTGGTGCCGTTTGCGATCTTCTTCGCCCTGTTCGGCGCGGCCAGCCTGGGCTTTCTTGAACTGCGCCTGCCGGCTGCCATCGACGGCCCGTTACAGCGCCTGAGCCAGAAACTGCAGGGCGGCACAGTTCTCAGCGCCGCAGCGCTCGGCGTGCTGTCCAGCGTCCTGGTCTCACCTTGCGTATCCGCGCCACTGGCCGGCGCGCTGCTGTACATCAGCGCCAGCGGTGATGCCCTCGGCGGCGGCCTCAAACTGCTGGCACTGGGTCTCGGCATGGGCGCGCCACTGGTGCTGTTCGCCGTCGGTGGCGGCGCTCTATTGCCGAAATCCGGGCCATGGATGCTTACCGTGCGCAACCTGTTCGGCGCATTGCTGATGGCGGTGGCCATCTGGCTGCTGGAGCGCGTCGTACCCGGCCCAGTCAGCCTGGCGTTGTGGGGCCTTCTGGCCGCAGGCATCGCACTGTGGCTCGGCGTGCTGGAACTGACGCCGAAAACCCATCACCAGAAACTCGCGCAACTGCTTGGCCTGCCCCTGCTGGTCTACGCGCTGGTGGCCTGGGTCGGTGCACTACAGGGTCAGGATGATCCGCTGCGCCCGCTCGGGCGATTGGTCAGCAGCGTAGAAGCGACGCAGCAGGTGCAATCCGGTCAATGGCAAACCATCACGACCCCCGCCGAACTCGATGCTGCCTTGCTTGGCGCAAAAAATAACGGCAAGCCGCTGCTGCTCGACTGGTACGCAGACTGGTGCATCAGCTGCAAGGTGATCGAACGCGAAGTGCTCAACGCACCGGAAGTCGGCCGCCAACTGGGCGAATACCAACTGGTGCGCTTCGACATCACCGAAAGCAACCCCGCCCAGCGCGCCCTGCTCGACCGCTACCAGCTGTTCGGCCCGCCAGCGATTCTGCTGTTCGACGCCAAGGGTGACGAATGGCTGGATCTGCGTGTCGTAGGTGAGGTGGATGCGGCGACCTTTGCTGCCCGCCTGAGCACGGCGCGGGAACGCTTTTAACGCCCCGAGTCATATATTTGCCGCAATCTGCGGTCATCGTGTCGACTATTGCTGAGAACTGGACAGCCCCGCGCTGTCGCGGCATAGTCCTGCGCAGTAGAAAAACAAGGATTAAGGATCATGGCGACCTTATTGGTATTGCACGGCCCCAACCTCAACCTGCTCGGCACCCGCGAGCCAGGGGTTTACGGCGCCGTCACCCTGGAGCAGATCAACCTCGACCTGGAGCGCCGCGCACGTGAGGCAGGCCACCATCTGCTCTATCTGCAAAGCAATGCCGAATACGAGTTGATTGACCGTATTCACGCCGCAAAAGGCGAAGGTGTCGACTTTATCCTGATCAATCCTGCCGCTTTTACTCACACCAGCGTCGCATTACGTGACGCATTGCTGGCAGTGAGCATCCCATTCATCGAAGTGCATTTGTCCAACGTGCACAAACGCGAAGCTTTCCGCCATCACTCCTACTTTTCAGATGTCGCGGTAGGGGTGATCTGCGGCCTTGGCGCCAGCGGTTATCGACTGGCCCTGGAGGCTGCACTCGAACAACTTGAACTTAAGCGCCCCTGACCTCACCGGGAGTTGAACCACTATGGATATTCGTAAAGTCAAAAAACTGATCGAGCTGCTGGAAGAATCCGGTATCGACGAGCTGGAGATTCGCGAAGGCGAAGAATCCGTGCGGATCAGCCGTCACAGCAAGCAGCCAGCCTTTATGCAACAGCCGATGTACGCTCAGGCCCCTGCGCCTGCAGCTGCTCCGGTTGCCGCAGCACCGGTCGCCACTGAAGCAGCAGCCCCGGCTGCCGCCAAGCTGAATGGCACCGTAGTGCGCTCGCCAATGGTCGGCACCTTCTACCGCGCGTCCGGCCCTACTTCGGCCAACTTCGTTGAAGTGGGTTCGAGCGTGAAGAAAGGCGACATTCTCTGCATCGTTGAAGCGATGAAGATGATGAACCACATCGAGGCCGAAACCAGCGGCGTGATCGAATCCATCCTGGGCGAGAACGGTCAGCCGGTGGAATACGACCAGCCTCTGTTCACCATCGTTTGATCCACGGAGAGCCAGCGATGTTGGAAAAAGTTCTGATCGCCAACCGCGGCGAGATCGCCCTGCGCGTCTTGCGCGCCTGTAAAGAGCTGGGCATCAAGACCGTTGCGGTGCACTCCACCGCCGACCGCGAGTTGATGCACCTGGGCCTGGCCGACGAGTCGGTGTGCATCGGCCCGGCCTCTGGCGCGCTGTCCTACCTGAATATTCCGGCGATCATCAGCGCCGCTGAAGTCACCGGTGCCACCGCTATTCACCCAGGCTACGGCTTCCTCGCGGAAAACGCCGATTTCGCCGAACAGGTGGAAAACTCCGGCTTCGCCTTTATCGGCCCGAAAGCTGAGACCATTCGTCTGATGGGCGACAAAGTCTCGGCCAAGGACGCCATGAAGCGCGCCGGCGTACCGGTGGTGCCTGGCTCCGACGGCCCACTACCGGAAGACGAAGAAACCGCTCTGCAGATTGCTCGCGAAGTCGGTTACCCGGTGATCATCAAAGCCGCTGGCGGTGGCGGTGGCCGCGGCATGCGCGTGGTGTACAAGGAAGAAGACCTGATCAAGTCGGCCAAACTGACCCGCAGCGAAGCCGGTTCGGTATTTGGCAACCCGATGGTCTATCTGGAAAAATTCCTTGGCAACCCACGCCACGTGGAAGTCCAGGTGCTGTCCGACGGCCAGGGCAACGCCATCCACCTGGGTGACCGCGACTGCTCGCTGCAGCGCCGCCACCAGAAGGTACTGGAAGAAGCGCCAGCACCGGGTATCGATGAAAAAGCCCGTGCCGAAGTGCTGCAACGCTGCGTCGATGCCTGCATCGAGATCGGCTATCGCGGCGCCGGCACCTTCGAGTTCCTCTACGAAGACGGCCGCTTCTACTTTATCGAGATGAACACCCGCGTGCAGGTTGAGCACCCGGTTTCGGAAATGGTCACCGGCATCGACATCGTCAAGGAGATGCTCAGCATCGCCGCTGGCAACAAGCTGTCGTTCAAGCAGAGTGACGTAGTGATTCGCGGCCACTCGCTGGAATGCCGGATCAACGCC
This DNA window, taken from Pseudomonas sp. SG20056, encodes the following:
- a CDS encoding translation initiation factor Sui1; amino-acid sequence: MVKKASSFAALSGLVYSTDSGRHCPGCSQPVDACICKQTLIPEGDGIARVRRETKGRGGKTVTTISGVPLAEEPLKDLVSALKKRCGCGGSLKDGVIEIQGDHVELLIAELIKHGFKAKKSGG
- a CDS encoding NUDIX hydrolase, with the translated sequence MAWSEAEVAHRAASDAERIAWVDEEDRLLGGVLRSDLRARHLLGRGTYILLFNSAGQLCVHRRTLSKALYPGYWDVAAGGMVLEGESYAESAARELAEELGIEDAQLVEHAHFLYDAPESRLWCMAYSAVSDAPLRLQPEEVLEARFISIDEALAETQHLPYCPDSLAALQRYLAATR
- a CDS encoding DUF2333 family protein, which produces MLDWKNRTAEARDGAAGATTTSQSKSTGSLVTRTVAGLLGLYLVVALVVGWYWSQEPEQFSVQQRAEAAAQTSGRKLVNGYTTVETLKQVAGTLLDKPGGYLSNDLAPPGLWLDNMPSWEFGVLVQVRDMSRALRKDFTRSQSQSTEDADLAKAEPRFHFDHKSWALPASEAEYAEGIKSLDRYLERLGDPSKGNAQFYTRADNLNNWLGDAATRLGSLSQRLSASVGQVRLNTAVVDPALADSVAQADFVEGVNYETPWLQIDNVFYEARGQAWALAHLLRAIEVDFADVLAKKNATVSVRQIIRELEAAQETLWSPMILNGSGYGLLANHSLVMANYISRANAGLIDLRQLLSQG
- a CDS encoding PleD family two-component system response regulator, whose amino-acid sequence is MIEQEDPSRDRLKQHFAQRVINQARQVLEVWQRLQRSEWNEAGMGELREATELLQRYAERFDQAEHSQLAQEIDSCLQLVADNRGRLNSELISQLNQLLQRLSRTGLRHGDRFEQTVLPPLRKPVYLALQHLERAEQLVQRLEFFGMNAIALDSANAFRNAMRERHPAAILMEVDFSGPGCGLQLAKSVQEGLEHQIPLLFFSPEDTDTMTRLSAVRAGGQEFFTGSLDASNLFERIEVLTNVSQYEPYKVLIIDDSRAQATHTERVLNSAGIVTRTLIEPIQAMSHLADFQPDLIILDMYMPECNGPELAQVIRHNDRYVSVPIIYLSAEDDLDKQLDAMSEGGDDFLTKPIKPRHLIATVRNRAARARSLKARMVRDSLTGLYNHTHTLQLLEDARFRAERDSQPLSFAMIDIDFFKKVNDTYGHPMGDRVIKSLALFLKQRLRKSDHIGRYGGEEFAVVMPDTDAESARRVLDDIRQRFAEIQYSAQPHDLSCTFSCGIAQLAPQLDGKLLSQQADQALYVAKHGGRNQVAIYQGD
- a CDS encoding protein-disulfide reductase DsbD, with amino-acid sequence MHRLLSLLLLLVVLPASAGLFDKPTAPAQFGAPLNNSADFLPVREAFKLSLISSSSESVKLRFVAAEGYYLYRHRFSFSSEPADIHLGQAVLPAGQAKHDEYFGDVEVYYEVLDVEVPVDNPDNRPFNLSVHYQGCADKGLCYPPETEVLAIGGGAPPSSATPEAATPWSWTDLALFFLGGLALTFTPCVLPMLPILTGVVLRGQPGGMHSLVLSLAYVLPMALSFAILGALMGLFGAELNLQARLQSPWVLVPFAIFFALFGAASLGFLELRLPAAIDGPLQRLSQKLQGGTVLSAAALGVLSSVLVSPCVSAPLAGALLYISASGDALGGGLKLLALGLGMGAPLVLFAVGGGALLPKSGPWMLTVRNLFGALLMAVAIWLLERVVPGPVSLALWGLLAAGIALWLGVLELTPKTHHQKLAQLLGLPLLVYALVAWVGALQGQDDPLRPLGRLVSSVEATQQVQSGQWQTITTPAELDAALLGAKNNGKPLLLDWYADWCISCKVIEREVLNAPEVGRQLGEYQLVRFDITESNPAQRALLDRYQLFGPPAILLFDAKGDEWLDLRVVGEVDAATFAARLSTARERF
- the aroQ gene encoding type II 3-dehydroquinate dehydratase; translation: MATLLVLHGPNLNLLGTREPGVYGAVTLEQINLDLERRAREAGHHLLYLQSNAEYELIDRIHAAKGEGVDFILINPAAFTHTSVALRDALLAVSIPFIEVHLSNVHKREAFRHHSYFSDVAVGVICGLGASGYRLALEAALEQLELKRP
- the accB gene encoding acetyl-CoA carboxylase biotin carboxyl carrier protein, with the translated sequence MDIRKVKKLIELLEESGIDELEIREGEESVRISRHSKQPAFMQQPMYAQAPAPAAAPVAAAPVATEAAAPAAAKLNGTVVRSPMVGTFYRASGPTSANFVEVGSSVKKGDILCIVEAMKMMNHIEAETSGVIESILGENGQPVEYDQPLFTIV
- the accC gene encoding acetyl-CoA carboxylase biotin carboxylase subunit, with the translated sequence MLEKVLIANRGEIALRVLRACKELGIKTVAVHSTADRELMHLGLADESVCIGPASGALSYLNIPAIISAAEVTGATAIHPGYGFLAENADFAEQVENSGFAFIGPKAETIRLMGDKVSAKDAMKRAGVPVVPGSDGPLPEDEETALQIAREVGYPVIIKAAGGGGGRGMRVVYKEEDLIKSAKLTRSEAGSVFGNPMVYLEKFLGNPRHVEVQVLSDGQGNAIHLGDRDCSLQRRHQKVLEEAPAPGIDEKARAEVLQRCVDACIEIGYRGAGTFEFLYEDGRFYFIEMNTRVQVEHPVSEMVTGIDIVKEMLSIAAGNKLSFKQSDVVIRGHSLECRINAEDPDNFMPCPGKVKHFHAPGGNGVRMDSHLYSGYSVPPHYDSLIGKIITYGATRDEAMARMRNALDEIVVDGIKTNVPLHRDLVRDKGFCKGGVNIHYLEKKLGMDKH